One segment of Drosophila ananassae strain 14024-0371.13 chromosome 3R, ASM1763931v2, whole genome shotgun sequence DNA contains the following:
- the LOC6497615 gene encoding uncharacterized protein LOC6497615, with the protein MWPKSPRIRQANTSPLNSISPKGSPRALYTKSSIPGQLKKRRSYGSRYLKKDMILDKENNNQFLNKIPKAVLLTPSSSDNSLSTSTTSSGQPSYMVAPKSSFVKEPSLSTSTVVAPYLTLKRQQTAAMINYRVRKSVSQMDFKEARRTGNYQVVAHVPSPRKMANAELESEESAVAVPAGLEASVAKLVLPLCEGSEGKMSFVVAPEQDARVASLRIFNTIMLHAWRKRREEVRHLSEQVEDYKKSVVKNRNQLHVYNSLFCVEKRRNATLNDQLRQSFRDNAQTKLSYEELSLILVQTRSEKDKLAEELSAKNQDIENLQDIQESLKTELFHVNAEQRKHLEQLTQLQREYQESQFSLEEMKQQLELLHIDLALKRDFIKDLRENMAKLEEVKHGLDDQYSKLLEHSLELEQTLQDKQEQVVTLQNCLAATLGQRIRQCFAQSQVYQHATYRMLHFVAHYMLPGTPPPPPPIIPGAVTKLKGLFSRAPQNGGPMVEDDVLDSDDKDTPSKSLLKLTK; encoded by the exons ATGTGGCCGAAAAGTCCTCGCATCCGTCAGGCGAACACCTCACCTCTGAACAGTATATCGCCGAAGGGATCACCAAGGGCACTCTACACAAAGTCTTCCATCCCAGGACAGCTAAAAAAGCGTCGCAGTTATGGCTCAAGATACCTCAAGAAGGATATGAT CCTCGACAAGGAGAACAACAACCAGTTCCTGAACAAAATACCCAAGGCAGTGCTGCTGACACCCTCGTCCTCGGACAACTCACTGTCCACCTCCACCACCAGCTCCGGCCAGCCCAGCTATATGGTTGCCCCCAAGAGCAGCTTCGTTAAGGAACCCTCCCTCTCGACCTCCACTGTCGTGGCACCTTACTTGACCCTCAAACGCCAGCAGACCGCTGCCATGATTAATTACCGTGTTCGCAAGTCGGTGTCGCAAATGGACTTCAAGGAAGCACGACGCACCGGGAACTACCAGGTGGTGGCCCACGTGCCCTCACCGCGAAAGATGGCCAACGCGGAGCTCGAGTCGGAGGAATCTGCTGTTGCAGTTCCGGCAGGATTAGAGGCCAGTGTGGCCAAGCTGGTGTTGCCGCTCTGCGAGGGGAGCGAGGGAAAGATGAGCTTTGTGGTCGCTCCGGAGCAGGATGCCCGCGTGGCCAGCCTCAGGATTTTCAACACCATCATGCTGCATGCCTGGCGCAAGAGGCGTGAGGAAGTGCGTCATCTCAGCGAGCAGGTGGAGGATTACAAAAAGAGT GTCGTGAAGAATCGCAACCAGTTGCATGTCTACAACTCGCTCTTCTGCGTTGAGAAGCGCCGCAATGCCACCTTAAACGACCAGTTGAGACAGTCATTCCGGGACAATGCACAGACCAAGCTCTCCTACGAGGAGCTGAGCTTGATCCTGGTGCAGACTAGGAGCGAAAAGGACAAGCTAGCCGAGGAGTTGTCTGCCAAGAACCAGGACATCGAAAATCTGCAGGATATCCAAGAATCTCTTAAGACTGAACTCTTCCACGTGAACGCCGAACAGCGGAAGCATCTGGAGCAGCTCACCCAGCTGCAGCGCGAGTACCAGGAGAGTCAATTTTCCCTGGAGGAGATGAAGCAGCAGCTGGAACTGCTTCACATCGACCTGGCTCTCAAACGAGATTTTATCAAAGATTTGCGCGAAAATATGGCTAAGCTGGAAGAGGTCAAGCATGGCCTCGATGATCAGTACAG cAAGCTCCTGGAGCACTCCTTGGAACTGGAACAAACCCTCCAGGACAAGCAGGAGCAGGTGGTCACTCTGCAGAACTGTCTGGCCGCCACTCTGGGCCAGAGGATCCGCCAGTGCTTTGCCCAGAGCCAGGTGTACCAGCATGCCACCTACCGCATGCTGCACTTCGTGGCCCACTACATGTTGCCGGGCACCCCGCCACCTCCACCGCCGATTATCCCGGGAGCGGTCACCAAGCTGAAGGGGCTCTTTTCGCGTGCGCCCCAAAACGGAGGTCCTATGGTTGAAGATGATGTCCTTGACAGCGATGACAAGGACACACCGTCCAAGAGTCTCTTGAAGTTAACCAAATAG
- the LOC6497916 gene encoding embryonic polarity protein dorsal isoform X2, whose protein sequence is MFPNQNNVAASGPGPAADGQQSLNYNGLPAQQQQQQQQQQQQQQLSQSSKNVRKKPYVKITEQPAGKALRFRYECEGRSAGSIPGVNSTPENKTYPTIEIVGYKGRAVVVVSCVTKDVPHRPHPHNLVGKEGCKKGVCTLEINSETMRAVFSNLGIQCVKKKDIEAALKAREEIRVDPFKTGFSHRFQPSSIDLNSVRLCFQVFMESEQKGRFTSPLPPVVSEPIFDKKAMSDLVICRLCSCSATVLGNTQIILLCEKVAKEDISVRFFEEKNGQSVWEAFGDFQHTDVHKQTAITFKTPRYHTLDITEPAKVFIQLRRPSDGVTSEALAFEYVPLDSDPAHLKRKRQKTGGDPMHLLLQQQQKQQLQQSDHPDGRQTNMNCWNAQSIPPIKTEPRDTSPQPFGLAYRAPPELTPSPQPLSPSSNYNQNSTPSPYNMGSAATPTNGQQQQQQLMSPNHPQQQQQPQQPHQQYGAPDLGNNYNHFAQQVMAQQQHQQQPQQQQQHQQQQQQAMQFHGNPFGNAATSHWESKFAGAAGGTDIKPAPGTSHNINNLSNLNNPFTMHNLLTSGGGPGAGSNPQWNLTSNHLHNQHTLHQQQQLQQQQQHVPPMHQYDNSAPGNPSNNNNNNNNPNTSNQADNGPTISNLLSFDSEQLVRINSEDQQILRLNSEDLQISNLSIST, encoded by the exons ATGTTTCCCAACCAGAACAACGTAGCCGCGTCTGGGCCAGGCCCGGCGGCTGATGGCCAACAGAGCCTCAACTACAACGGACTGCcggcccagcagcagcaacagcagcagcagcaacagcaacagcagcaactgtCACAGTCGTCGAAGAATGTGCGGAAGAAACCGTACGTGAAGATCACGGAGCAGCCGGCGGGAAAGGCCCTTCGCTTCCGTTACGAGTGCGAGGGTCGATCGGCGGGTTCTATTCCCGGAGTGAACTCCACGCCGGAGAACAAGACGTATCCGACTATTGAGATAGTGGGCTACAAAGGACGCGCCGTGGTCGTGGTCTCGTGTGTGACCAAAGATGTCCCCCATCG TCCCCATCCGCACAACTTGGTTGGCAAGGAGGGTTGCAAGAAGGGTGTCTGCACTCTGGAAATCAACAGTGAAACCATGAGGGCCGTTTTCAGCAATCTGGGCATCCAGTGCGTCAAAAAGAAGGACATCGAGGCGGCACTCAAGGCGCGTGAGGAGATCCGCGTGGATCCATTCAAGA CTGGCTTCTCGCACCGTTTCCAGCCCTCCAGCATCGACCTGAACTCGGTTCGGTTGTGCTTTCAAGTATTCATGGAGAGCGAGCAGAAGGGTCGCTTCACCTCGCCCCTGCCGCCGGTGGTTTCGGAGCCCATCTTCGACAAGAAGGCCATGTCCGATCTGGTCATCTGTCGGCTGTGCAGCTGCTCGGCCACCGTCCTGGGCAACACCCAGATCATCCTGCTCTGCGAAAAGGTGGCCAAGGAGGACATCTCCGTGCGCTTCTTCGAGGAGAAGAACGGGCAGAGTGTGTGGGAGGCCTTCGGCGATTTCCAGCACACGGATGTCCACAAGCAGACTGCCATTACCTTTAAGACGCCGCGCTATCACACCCTGGACATCACAGAGCCCGCCAAG gtCTTCATACAGCTGCGACGTCCCTCGGACGGAGTCACCAGCGAGGCGCTGGCATTCGAGTACGTGCCATTGGATTCAG ATCCAGCGCACTTGAAGCGGAAACGTCAGAAGACTGGCGGTGATCCCATGCACCTGctgctccagcagcagcagaaacagcagTTGCAACAGAGCGACCATCCGGATGGCA GACAAACTAACATGAATTGCTGGAATGCTCAAAGTATACCTCCCATTAAAACCGAACCGCGAG ATACCTCACCTCAACCCTTTGGTCTGGCGTACCGAGCCCCTCCAGAGCTAACGCCCTCGCCGCAGCCCCTGTCGCCGTCGAGCAACTACAATCAGAACAGCACCCCCTCCCCCTACAACATGGGCTCTGCGGCCACGCCCACCAacggccagcagcagcagcagcagctgatgTCGCCCAACCACccccagcaacagcagcagccgcagcagcccCACCAGCAGTACGGGGCCCCCGACCTGGGCAATAACTATAACCACTTTGCCCAGCAGGTGAtggcgcagcagcaacaccaacagcagccgcagcagcagcagcaacatcagcagcagcagcaacaggcaATGCAATTCCACGGCAACCCCTTCGGAAATGCGGCAACTAGTCATTGGGAGTCCAAGTTCGCGGGGGCAGCAGGAGGCACGGACATTAAGCCTGCTCCTGGCACCAGTCACAACATCAACAATCTCAGTAATCTCAACAATCCCTTCACCATGCACAACCTGCTGACATCCGGCGGAGGTCCTGGGGCTGGCAGCAATCCGCAGTGGAATCTGACCTCAAATCATCTG CACAACCAGCACACGCtccaccagcaacagcagttgcaacagcagcagcaacatgtcCCGCCAATGCATCAGTATGATAACAGTGCCCCCGGCAACCCcagcaacaataataacaacaacaataacccCAACACGAGCAACCAAGCGGATAATGGTCCCACGATCAGCAATCTGCTGAGCTTCGATAGCGAACAACTGGTGCGCATCAACTCGGAGGATCAGCAGATACTGCGCCTCAATTCGGAAGATCTGCAGATATCCAACCTATCCATATCTACGTAA
- the LOC6497916 gene encoding embryonic polarity protein dorsal isoform X1, producing MFPNQNNVAASGPGPAADGQQSLNYNGLPAQQQQQQQQQQQQQQLSQSSKNVRKKPYVKITEQPAGKALRFRYECEGRSAGSIPGVNSTPENKTYPTIEIVGYKGRAVVVVSCVTKDVPHRPHPHNLVGKEGCKKGVCTLEINSETMRAVFSNLGIQCVKKKDIEAALKAREEIRVDPFKTGFSHRFQPSSIDLNSVRLCFQVFMESEQKGRFTSPLPPVVSEPIFDKKAMSDLVICRLCSCSATVLGNTQIILLCEKVAKEDISVRFFEEKNGQSVWEAFGDFQHTDVHKQTAITFKTPRYHTLDITEPAKVFIQLRRPSDGVTSEALAFEYVPLDSGKHTFWNLHRHLKRKPDEDIFQQILSLDAKREAPTIEVIDLDTPKLEVPVLEAPFIGQEEPMQEEPSLEQEQVLQQDQILQQEAYSQEPLGQQEQVFEQEHSAIIHEHDHGSDHTPEDMEAEAHRLRSEQEKEIDTIIDEKVRELEQLELGQQLEPPRPLSANDKITEWMKSNEIEQQPHEPSPTVEGDVLDSGLEATLDITEEDKTLNDLLEQVAELDEIYTDYKVQRDTYNNTLQNELAGVVGTGQKGGPLMVEDSFDDAATYTSLQIAFKNPVLIPMDDIMPPTPPMSQCAPEDAHQHYDPIEVNSQSQTSEPVPPRPAPPTPMPAILTVPFPPEEEKLPPLPPKRIRKQDSNAENRSIEANTVQARPSTAESPLNKRLPPAPTPKNPNFNTLPRQKKPGFFSKLFSRRKSKPELAQDQCSLLDSKANSREPSIGHFNMQDPMRASLRSSKSAAPIITTPAPSKSSPVKAKKPGSKLGKPVGRSVSSVSGKRPAYLNADVVHIPLKGDSANSLPQQQRNEAYSQSSTMSVGTGLDRRTASALQLADIPISEGGMELVAIADRQSLHNLVSSIEGHFNVQLDPNLDLTEAEHFALYTSVPPLAAASEFDETSAYYAPVDAGEILTPEEVAKRLAAANGLN from the exons ATGTTTCCCAACCAGAACAACGTAGCCGCGTCTGGGCCAGGCCCGGCGGCTGATGGCCAACAGAGCCTCAACTACAACGGACTGCcggcccagcagcagcaacagcagcagcagcaacagcaacagcagcaactgtCACAGTCGTCGAAGAATGTGCGGAAGAAACCGTACGTGAAGATCACGGAGCAGCCGGCGGGAAAGGCCCTTCGCTTCCGTTACGAGTGCGAGGGTCGATCGGCGGGTTCTATTCCCGGAGTGAACTCCACGCCGGAGAACAAGACGTATCCGACTATTGAGATAGTGGGCTACAAAGGACGCGCCGTGGTCGTGGTCTCGTGTGTGACCAAAGATGTCCCCCATCG TCCCCATCCGCACAACTTGGTTGGCAAGGAGGGTTGCAAGAAGGGTGTCTGCACTCTGGAAATCAACAGTGAAACCATGAGGGCCGTTTTCAGCAATCTGGGCATCCAGTGCGTCAAAAAGAAGGACATCGAGGCGGCACTCAAGGCGCGTGAGGAGATCCGCGTGGATCCATTCAAGA CTGGCTTCTCGCACCGTTTCCAGCCCTCCAGCATCGACCTGAACTCGGTTCGGTTGTGCTTTCAAGTATTCATGGAGAGCGAGCAGAAGGGTCGCTTCACCTCGCCCCTGCCGCCGGTGGTTTCGGAGCCCATCTTCGACAAGAAGGCCATGTCCGATCTGGTCATCTGTCGGCTGTGCAGCTGCTCGGCCACCGTCCTGGGCAACACCCAGATCATCCTGCTCTGCGAAAAGGTGGCCAAGGAGGACATCTCCGTGCGCTTCTTCGAGGAGAAGAACGGGCAGAGTGTGTGGGAGGCCTTCGGCGATTTCCAGCACACGGATGTCCACAAGCAGACTGCCATTACCTTTAAGACGCCGCGCTATCACACCCTGGACATCACAGAGCCCGCCAAG gtCTTCATACAGCTGCGACGTCCCTCGGACGGAGTCACCAGCGAGGCGCTGGCATTCGAGTACGTGCCATTGGATTCAGGTAAACACACGTTCTGGAATCTTCATCGGCACCTGAAACGGAAGCCCGACGAAGATATTTTTCAGCAGATCCTTTCGCTGGACGCCAAGCGGGAGGCGCCCACGATTGAGGTCATTGATTTAGATACACCTAAGCTGGAGGTGCCAGTCTTGGAGGCGCCATTTATTGGTCAGGAGGAACCTATGCAGGAGGAGCCATCTTTAGAGCAGGAGCAAGTGCTCCAGCAGGATCAAATTTTACAGCAAGAGGCTTATAGCCAGGAGCCCTTGGGGCAGCAGGAGCAGGTTTTTGAGCAGGAACACTCAGCTATAATTCACGAGCACGATCACGGCTCGGATCACACGCCCGAGGACATGGAGGCTGAGGCACATCGCCTGCGGTCCGAGCAGGAAAAGGAAATCGACACGATCATTGATGAGAAGGTCCGAGAGCTGGAGCAACTGGAGCTGGGTCAGCAGCTGGAGCCGCCACGTCCTCTGTCGGCCAACGACAAGATCACCGAGTGGATGAAGTCCAACGAAATCGAACAGCAGCCCCACGAACCGAGCCCCACCGTTGAGGGCGACGTCCTAGACTCTGGCTTGGAGGCCACTCTGGATATCACTGAGGAGGACAAGACTCTGAACGATCTCCTGGAGCAAGTGGCAGAACTGGATGAGATTTACACCGACTACAAAGTCCAGAGGGACACCTATAACAATACTTTGCAGAACGAACTGGCTGGGGTCGTGGGAACTGGGCAAAAGGGAGGGCCCTTGATGGTGGAGGACAGTTTTGATGACGCCGCAACTTACACCAGCCTGCAGATAGCTTTCAAGAATCCCGTTCTCATACCCATGGATGACATAATGCCGCCCACGCCGCCCATGTCCCAGTGTGCTCCGGAAGATGCCCACCAGCACTACGATCCCATTGAGGTTAACTCTCAGTCCCAGACATCAGAACCGGTCCCACCACGGCCGGCGCCACCAACTCCTATGCCGGCTATCCTGACAGTTCCGTTCCCGCCCGAGGAGGAGAAACTGCCGCCCTTGCCGCCCAAACGGATTCGCAAGCAGGACAGCAACGCTGAGAACCGTTCCATTGAGGCAAACACGGTCCAGGCCAGGCCTTCGACGGCGGAGTCGCCGCTGAACAAGCGCCTGCCCCCGGCGCCCACTCCCAAGAACCCCAACTTCAACACCCTGCCCAGGCAGAAGAAGCCCGGATTCTTTTCGAAGCTGTTTTCCCGGCGGAAGAGCAAGCCGGAATTGGCCCAGGACCAGTGCTCGCTGCTAGACTCCAAGGCGAACAGTCGGGAGCCGAGCATCGGACACTTCAACATGCAGGACCCCATGAGGGCGTCGCTCAGGTCCTCTAAGTCGGCAGCTCCCATTATTACTACTCCAGCTCCCAGCAAATCCAGCCCCGTGAAGGCCAAGAAGCCCGGCTCCAAGCTGGGCAAGCCCGTGGGCCGCAGTGTGAGCAGTGTCTCCGGAAAGCGACCTGCCTACCTCAACGCCGACGTGGTGCACATCCCCCTGAAGGGGGACAGCGCCAACAGCTTGCCCCAGCAGCAGCGGAACGAGGCCTACTCCCAGTCGAGTACGATGTCGGTGGGAACCGGGCTAGACAGACGCACAGCATCCGCCCTCCAGCTGGCGGACATCCCGATTAGCGAGGGCGGCATGGAGCTGGTGGCCATCGCCGATCGCCAGAGCCTGCACAACTTGGTCAGCTCCATCGAGGGCCATTTCAACGTCCAGCTGGATCCCAACCTGGACCTGACCGAGGCCGAGCACTTCGCCTTGTACACCAGTGTTCCGCCACTGGCGGCGGCCAGTGAATTTGACGAGACCTCCGCCTACTACGCCCCCGTGGACGCCGGGGAGATTCTCACGCCCGAAGAGGTGGCCAAGCGGTTGGCAGCAGCCAATGGCCTGAACTAG
- the LOC6497616 gene encoding ERC protein 2 isoform X1, translating into MDGEKNAVIECQCESYPDMHLKGMLPKPELWTTDVQRKTVSSMKVFTTIMLHAWRQRREEVRHLQKVVQTLHTRSMKTRNKLHVCDTLIRVEQKRNSELQLQLKQSTLDINQVRTSCESLASTVHDLTADKMQLQTNLHQREKEYAELEEISNQTKRELFGSLMQQRNLQHELCDRQRVAQKLQSENEQLISEVVIMEGKEAKTKKAQEWYQREMARKDELIRTMNGEIASLVEKVRTLADQNRELEKLREGKEKIDALVSELSEKIQSLQTNVPAPASSSSFFSFRESTTPNGSQVGTQQMMCPSRYEIWTRLRNSAARVFYLFWFTLLPVCPISYPH; encoded by the exons ATGGACGGCGAAAAGAATGCGGTGATTGAGTGCCAGTGCGAGAGCTACCCGGACATGCACCTGAAGGGAATGCTGCCGAAGCCGGAGCTCTGGACCACGGATGTCCAGCGGAAGACTGTGTCCAGCATGAAGGTGTTCACCACCATAATGCTGCACGCCTGGCGGCAGAGGCGCGAGGAGGTCCGTCACTTGCAGAAAGTTGTCCAAACCCTGCACACACGA TCCATGAAGACTAGGAATAAATTACACGTTTGCGACACACTGATACGAGTAGAACAGAAACGAAACAGTGAACTTCAACTACAACTGAAACAATCCACCTTGGACATCAACCAGGTCCGCACATCCTGCGAATCCCTTGCCTCGACCGTCCACGACCTCACCGCCGATAAGATGCAACTCCAGACGAACCTGCACCAGCGCGAAAAGGAA TACGCAGAGCTGGAGGAGATTTCCAACCAGACCAAGAGGGAGCTCTTTGGCTCCCTGATGCAGCAACGCAACCTGCAGCACGAGCTGTGCGACCGCCAGCGTGTCGCCCAGAAGCTGCAGAGCGAGAATGAGCAGCTGATCAGCGAGGTGGTCATCATGGAGGGCAAGGAGGCCAAGACCAAGAAGGCGCAGGAGTGGTATCAGCGGGAAATGGCCCGCAAGGACGAACTAATTCGGACCATGAACGGGGAGATTGCTTCATTAGTAGAGAAAGTGCGAACGTTGGCAGA CCAAAATCGTGAACTGGAAAAGCTACGGGAGGGAAAGGAAAAGATAGATGCCTTGGTCTCGGAACTCAGTGAGAAGATCCAGTCGCTCCAAACCAACGTCCCGGCTCCAGCCTCTAGTTCCAGCTTCTTTAGTTTTCGGGAATCGACGACCCCCAACGGCAGTCAAGTGGGGACGCAACAAATGATGTGCCCCTCAAGGTATGAGATTTGGACGAGGCTCCGCAACTCGGCGGCCAGGGTGTTCTACCTCTTCTGGTTTACCCTGCTGCCGGTATGCCCCATTTCGTACCCCCATTAG
- the LOC6497616 gene encoding uncharacterized protein LOC6497616 isoform X2 yields the protein MDGEKNAVIECQCESYPDMHLKGMLPKPELWTTDVQRKTVSSMKVFTTIMLHAWRQRREEVRHLQKVVQTLHTRSMKTRNKLHVCDTLIRVEQKRNSELQLQLKQSTLDINQVRTSCESLASTVHDLTADKMQLQTNLHQREKEYAELEEISNQTKRELFGSLMQQRNLQHELCDRQRVAQKLQSENEQLISEVVIMEGKEAKTKKAQEWYQREMARKDELIRTMNGEIASLVEKPKS from the exons ATGGACGGCGAAAAGAATGCGGTGATTGAGTGCCAGTGCGAGAGCTACCCGGACATGCACCTGAAGGGAATGCTGCCGAAGCCGGAGCTCTGGACCACGGATGTCCAGCGGAAGACTGTGTCCAGCATGAAGGTGTTCACCACCATAATGCTGCACGCCTGGCGGCAGAGGCGCGAGGAGGTCCGTCACTTGCAGAAAGTTGTCCAAACCCTGCACACACGA TCCATGAAGACTAGGAATAAATTACACGTTTGCGACACACTGATACGAGTAGAACAGAAACGAAACAGTGAACTTCAACTACAACTGAAACAATCCACCTTGGACATCAACCAGGTCCGCACATCCTGCGAATCCCTTGCCTCGACCGTCCACGACCTCACCGCCGATAAGATGCAACTCCAGACGAACCTGCACCAGCGCGAAAAGGAA TACGCAGAGCTGGAGGAGATTTCCAACCAGACCAAGAGGGAGCTCTTTGGCTCCCTGATGCAGCAACGCAACCTGCAGCACGAGCTGTGCGACCGCCAGCGTGTCGCCCAGAAGCTGCAGAGCGAGAATGAGCAGCTGATCAGCGAGGTGGTCATCATGGAGGGCAAGGAGGCCAAGACCAAGAAGGCGCAGGAGTGGTATCAGCGGGAAATGGCCCGCAAGGACGAACTAATTCGGACCATGAACGGGGAGATTGCTTCATTAGTAGAGAAA CCAAAATCGTGA
- the LOC6497917 gene encoding uncharacterized protein LOC6497917 isoform X1: protein MNFRFGCVLLVLFFIKLVSSRLLLLKTTPFNSNTLFKMECRRVDFTNIKCTSFDRNFSVFEYCYIKAVNRTLKHFSLKVLLLQVPVNQFKVNFALFKRSNGLSPFNYTFTFDGCKMLEVQNPFISFLFKAFRTYTNINHSCPYDHDVIVDRLPTHFIHEKLASVWPFPEGDYVFSSNWITSGVNRANVRIHTSYS, encoded by the exons ATGAATTTCCGATTCGGTTGTgttcttttagttttattttttataaaattggtGAGTAGCCGTCTACTTCTCCTAAAAACTACTCCCTTTAATTCTAATACCCTTTTCAAGATGGAGTGCCGTAGAGTGGACTTTACCAATATCAAGTGTACTAGCTTCGACAGAAACTTCTCCGTTTTCGAATATTGTTATATTAAAGCTGTTAACCGAACCTTGAAGCATTTCTCCCTCAAGGTCCTGCTCCTTCAGGTTCCAGTTAATCAGTTTAAG GTAAACTTCGCGCTCTTTAAGCGTTCGAATGGCCTGTCGCCCTTCAACTATACCTTCACCTTTGACGGCTGCAAAATGCTCGAAGTCCAGAATCCCTTCATATCCTTTCTGTTCAAGGCATTCAGAACATACACCAACATCAACCACTCGTGTCCCTACGAC CATGATGTAATTGTGGATCGACTGCCCACCCACTTCATACACGAGAAGCTGGCCTCAGTTTGGCCTTTTCCGGAGGGCGACTACGTTTTTTCAAGCAACTGGATTACTTCGGGCGTCAATCGAGCCAATGTTCGCATCCATACGTCCTACTCCTGA
- the LOC6497917 gene encoding uncharacterized protein LOC6497917 isoform X2, with protein sequence MNFRFGCVLLVLFFIKLMECRRVDFTNIKCTSFDRNFSVFEYCYIKAVNRTLKHFSLKVLLLQVPVNQFKVNFALFKRSNGLSPFNYTFTFDGCKMLEVQNPFISFLFKAFRTYTNINHSCPYDHDVIVDRLPTHFIHEKLASVWPFPEGDYVFSSNWITSGVNRANVRIHTSYS encoded by the exons ATGAATTTCCGATTCGGTTGTgttcttttagttttattttttataaaattg ATGGAGTGCCGTAGAGTGGACTTTACCAATATCAAGTGTACTAGCTTCGACAGAAACTTCTCCGTTTTCGAATATTGTTATATTAAAGCTGTTAACCGAACCTTGAAGCATTTCTCCCTCAAGGTCCTGCTCCTTCAGGTTCCAGTTAATCAGTTTAAG GTAAACTTCGCGCTCTTTAAGCGTTCGAATGGCCTGTCGCCCTTCAACTATACCTTCACCTTTGACGGCTGCAAAATGCTCGAAGTCCAGAATCCCTTCATATCCTTTCTGTTCAAGGCATTCAGAACATACACCAACATCAACCACTCGTGTCCCTACGAC CATGATGTAATTGTGGATCGACTGCCCACCCACTTCATACACGAGAAGCTGGCCTCAGTTTGGCCTTTTCCGGAGGGCGACTACGTTTTTTCAAGCAACTGGATTACTTCGGGCGTCAATCGAGCCAATGTTCGCATCCATACGTCCTACTCCTGA